One segment of Ancylothrix sp. D3o DNA contains the following:
- the ftsH gene encoding ATP-dependent zinc metalloprotease FtsH, which produces MKGDWIKAWSKAPTSGDVATKQENCPPKQKRANGLARVAAGWLILQSVLLTPAFAAGEKANKTYSELLQQIEAGQVSKIIIDPAQQTAKVTLKDTKRSEYEVTLFDKYPEIYQKVRDSNKQGEKIQLDIQPTPDHSAALGLVANLLLILLVIGGLMMILRRSTQAGGQAMNFGKSRARFSMEAKTGILFDDVAGIEEAKEELQEVVTFLKKPERFTAVGARIPKGVLLIGPPGTGKTLLAKAIAGEAGVPFFSMSGSEFVEMFVGVGASRVRDLFRKAKENAPCLVFIDEIDAVGRQRGAGIGGGNDEREQTLNQLLTEMDGFEGNSGVIIIAATNRSDVLDTALLRPGRFDRQIMVDLPGYNGRLGILQVHARNKKLSADVSLETIARRTPGFSGADLANLMNEAAILTARRRKDSIGDQEIDDAIDRITIGLSLTPLLDSKKKRLIAYHEIGHALLSTLLKNADPLNKVTIIPRSGGTGGFSQQVFNEEMVDSGLYTRAWMLDRITIALGGRAAEAEVFGEAEITTGAASDIRYVADTARDMVARWGMSKLGPMALEGSSGEVFLGRDWMARSECSEEVSSEIDRCVRSMVLESYETARQLIRENRQLLDRLVDLLLDQETIEGEQFRQIVSQYTQLPEHQTADR; this is translated from the coding sequence ATGAAAGGTGACTGGATAAAAGCATGGAGTAAAGCACCCACCAGCGGGGATGTGGCGACAAAGCAAGAAAATTGCCCGCCAAAGCAAAAAAGGGCAAACGGGCTGGCGCGTGTTGCCGCCGGTTGGCTGATTTTGCAAAGTGTGTTACTGACACCGGCCTTTGCAGCAGGCGAGAAAGCAAATAAAACTTATAGCGAACTGCTCCAACAGATCGAAGCCGGTCAAGTGTCAAAAATCATCATTGATCCAGCCCAACAAACAGCCAAAGTCACGCTCAAAGACACCAAACGCAGCGAGTATGAAGTGACTTTGTTTGATAAATACCCAGAAATTTATCAAAAAGTCCGCGATTCTAACAAACAAGGTGAAAAAATCCAACTTGATATTCAACCTACTCCTGATCACAGTGCAGCGCTGGGGTTGGTGGCAAATTTACTATTAATATTGTTGGTGATTGGCGGTTTGATGATGATTTTGCGCCGGTCAACGCAAGCGGGCGGCCAAGCGATGAATTTTGGTAAGTCGCGGGCGCGTTTTAGTATGGAGGCGAAAACCGGCATTTTGTTTGATGATGTGGCCGGTATTGAGGAAGCCAAGGAAGAATTGCAAGAAGTTGTGACGTTTTTGAAAAAACCGGAACGCTTTACGGCAGTTGGGGCTCGCATCCCGAAGGGAGTGCTACTAATCGGGCCGCCGGGTACGGGAAAAACTTTGCTGGCAAAGGCAATTGCTGGGGAAGCCGGTGTGCCGTTTTTTAGTATGTCTGGTTCGGAATTTGTGGAAATGTTTGTAGGTGTTGGGGCGTCTCGTGTCCGAGATTTGTTCCGCAAGGCTAAAGAAAATGCGCCGTGTTTGGTGTTTATTGATGAAATTGACGCGGTGGGCCGGCAGCGGGGGGCTGGAATTGGTGGCGGTAATGATGAACGTGAGCAAACTCTCAACCAACTATTGACGGAAATGGATGGGTTTGAGGGGAACAGCGGCGTGATTATTATTGCGGCAACGAACCGGTCTGATGTTCTTGATACGGCGTTGTTACGTCCGGGCCGGTTTGATCGGCAGATCATGGTTGATTTACCTGGATATAACGGACGGTTGGGGATTTTGCAAGTCCACGCTCGCAATAAGAAGCTGTCGGCGGATGTGTCTTTGGAAACGATTGCCCGCCGGACTCCGGGTTTTTCGGGGGCTGATCTGGCCAATTTGATGAATGAGGCCGCTATTTTAACGGCTCGCCGGCGAAAAGATTCGATTGGTGATCAAGAGATAGATGATGCTATCGACCGGATCACAATTGGGTTGAGTTTGACTCCTCTGCTGGATAGCAAGAAGAAACGTTTAATTGCTTATCACGAAATTGGTCATGCTTTGTTGTCCACTTTGCTGAAAAATGCTGATCCTTTAAATAAGGTGACGATTATTCCCCGTTCTGGCGGCACCGGTGGGTTTTCCCAACAGGTGTTTAATGAGGAAATGGTGGATAGCGGACTTTATACTCGCGCTTGGATGCTTGACCGAATCACGATAGCTTTAGGCGGACGGGCGGCGGAAGCTGAGGTTTTTGGAGAGGCGGAAATTACTACGGGTGCGGCATCTGATATTCGCTATGTGGCTGATACGGCGCGGGATATGGTGGCGCGATGGGGGATGTCTAAGCTGGGACCGATGGCTTTGGAAGGGTCAAGCGGTGAGGTTTTTTTGGGTCGAGATTGGATGGCTCGCTCGGAGTGTTCGGAAGAAGTTTCTAGCGAAATAGACCGCTGTGTGCGGTCAATGGTATTGGAGAGTTATGAGACGGCTCGCCAGTTGATTCGGGAAAATCGCCAGTTGCTAGACCGGCTTGTGGATCTTTTGCTTGACCAAGAAACGATTGAGGGTGAGCAGTTCCGCCAAATTGTCTCTCAATATACCCAATTGCCAGAGCACCAAACCGCCGACCGTTAA
- a CDS encoding M23 family metallopeptidase: protein MIKQMGFLILKIGQIFDAALRRNSGQLQKPAGFLSSKRRFLRTILLTVLSLIAVIAIASRPEAVTAQATEPNQIATGSTWQGASFPVENFQDYTSPFGPRSSGFHYGLDLAAPQGSYIRNWWSGQVVEVIDDGRCGTGLVIQSGTWEHVYCHMEGAVGKASGRKYMIDRTGGIQIWEGQQVNAGTRIGRVGMSGRTSGPHLHWGLRYSNQWVDPAIVLRAMYGQQTTNYSQQPQGY from the coding sequence ATGATCAAGCAAATGGGTTTTTTGATCTTAAAAATCGGACAGATATTTGATGCAGCCCTTCGGCGCAACAGCGGACAACTTCAAAAACCAGCCGGATTTTTAAGTTCAAAACGGCGTTTCTTACGCACAATCTTGCTAACCGTCCTGAGTTTAATCGCAGTCATTGCCATCGCCTCGCGGCCAGAAGCCGTTACGGCGCAAGCAACCGAACCCAATCAAATAGCCACCGGCAGCACATGGCAAGGAGCATCCTTCCCCGTCGAAAACTTCCAAGACTACACCTCACCCTTTGGCCCGCGTTCGAGCGGGTTTCATTATGGATTAGACTTGGCAGCACCGCAAGGCAGCTACATTCGTAACTGGTGGTCAGGTCAAGTCGTCGAAGTCATCGATGACGGACGCTGCGGCACCGGCCTTGTCATTCAATCCGGTACCTGGGAGCACGTTTACTGTCACATGGAGGGAGCAGTCGGCAAAGCATCCGGTCGCAAGTACATGATCGACCGCACCGGCGGCATTCAAATTTGGGAAGGCCAGCAAGTCAACGCCGGCACCCGCATCGGTCGCGTGGGCATGAGCGGACGGACGAGCGGCCCCCACCTCCACTGGGGTTTGAGATACTCAAACCAATGGGTAGACCCCGCCATCGTCCTCCGCGCCATGTACGGCCAGCAAACCACCAACTACTCCCAACAACCGCAAGGCTATTAA
- a CDS encoding EH signature domain-containing protein: MKQITLPPAPPKPQPKKLQKIATRPPIQLNKIPTPNKPQTARKIEEIMGDIQNLQTEKITPLEWIYCLYTKPQWDKQNPDLAIPTSETIWQEAIKNPAIKNPLIWRLSLHQINNQTSLPPSLIETFPTFADNAKGNDTYAVQIINTLPNPDASKNLAKLSWQYAITPQQLTQKAGIPLWLSPIQNAYNYLAGIFPPGSNPNKKEAEWLLNCLQEMSPQQQIIATEELLTKISPDVASKMPQVLEFIQEKFNQNQLSTTATTILNKCIGAINYSKFEQLINLLARMLRLEDSERQKLEEKRDFWANYSERIQKIRFLLPQNSINTLGYQLQQKVDTFKENEPTEAFIFAFEKSIVIEILRGETNEAHWLPRTPQNERLLFKGAGLTLKRIRSLETEIHDRVYLWQFFYQNFLQQKNIHPNDNTEYFKGLPRNTGRYSQTTGLQLPTGSELKEREKQFKQWQKQIQELTKK, from the coding sequence ATGAAACAAATAACTCTCCCCCCAGCACCTCCAAAACCTCAACCCAAAAAGCTCCAAAAAATAGCAACTCGCCCCCCCATCCAACTCAACAAAATACCAACCCCAAACAAGCCTCAAACTGCTCGAAAAATTGAAGAAATTATGGGAGATATTCAAAACCTCCAAACCGAAAAAATCACCCCTTTAGAATGGATTTATTGCCTATACACAAAACCCCAATGGGATAAACAGAACCCCGATTTAGCCATCCCCACTTCAGAAACAATCTGGCAAGAAGCCATCAAAAACCCCGCCATCAAAAACCCCTTAATTTGGCGATTATCCCTCCATCAAATCAACAACCAAACCTCACTCCCTCCCTCATTAATAGAAACCTTCCCCACCTTTGCCGATAACGCCAAAGGCAACGACACCTACGCCGTCCAAATCATCAACACACTCCCGAACCCAGACGCATCAAAAAACCTCGCCAAACTTAGCTGGCAATATGCCATAACCCCCCAACAACTCACCCAAAAAGCAGGAATACCCCTTTGGTTATCCCCCATCCAAAACGCTTATAACTATCTTGCCGGCATCTTTCCTCCAGGCAGCAACCCCAACAAAAAAGAAGCCGAATGGTTATTAAATTGCCTACAAGAAATGTCTCCTCAACAGCAAATTATCGCCACCGAAGAACTCCTCACAAAAATCTCTCCCGACGTCGCCAGCAAAATGCCGCAAGTTCTCGAATTCATCCAAGAAAAATTTAACCAAAACCAACTTTCAACCACCGCCACCACCATCTTAAATAAGTGCATTGGTGCGATCAATTATAGTAAATTTGAACAGCTTATAAACTTATTAGCACGGATGCTACGCCTCGAAGATTCCGAGCGGCAAAAACTCGAAGAAAAACGCGATTTTTGGGCAAACTACAGCGAACGTATCCAAAAAATCCGTTTTTTATTACCCCAAAATTCTATCAACACTCTTGGCTATCAACTACAGCAAAAAGTCGATACTTTCAAAGAAAATGAGCCTACAGAAGCTTTTATTTTTGCCTTTGAAAAAAGCATTGTAATTGAAATTTTACGCGGAGAAACAAACGAAGCTCACTGGCTACCTCGCACCCCACAAAACGAGCGCTTACTATTCAAAGGTGCCGGCTTAACCTTAAAAAGAATTCGCAGCTTAGAAACCGAAATACACGACCGAGTTTATCTCTGGCAATTCTTTTATCAAAACTTCTTACAGCAAAAAAACATCCACCCCAACGACAACACAGAATACTTCAAAGGCTTACCCAGAAATACAGGCCGGTATAGCCAAACAACCGGCCTACAACTACCCACCGGCTCAGAACTAAAAGAAAGAGAAAAACAATTCAAACAATGGCAAAAACAAATCCAAGAATTAACTAAAAAATGA
- a CDS encoding OmpA family protein gives MNELNQETPSQDDENSGVLLSIGDLMSGLLMFFALMFILVQIQLQQYLKQLETKINLVTQLEKELQDYRKAFQALPQTIATTLEGKLGGEDIFTVDPETGDVSIRDQILFDKNSAEIKPAGKQFLQAFIPLYSQIVFSNEKFEKQITRIVIEGHTSSTGTEQNNLNLSLRRALAVSNYIDSKDINFPTKNRLKQKILVSGRGEIDANQTTDDPKDRKVVFRFQFRQQFLTTTSPPQPPVPLTSNPKP, from the coding sequence ATGAACGAATTAAACCAAGAAACCCCCTCCCAAGACGATGAAAACTCTGGAGTTTTACTTTCCATAGGCGATTTAATGTCAGGACTTCTCATGTTTTTCGCCCTCATGTTTATCCTCGTCCAAATTCAACTTCAACAATACCTCAAACAACTGGAAACCAAAATCAACCTAGTCACCCAACTCGAAAAAGAACTCCAAGACTATCGCAAAGCCTTTCAAGCACTCCCCCAAACCATCGCCACCACCCTAGAAGGAAAACTAGGCGGCGAAGACATTTTCACCGTCGATCCAGAAACCGGCGATGTCAGCATTAGAGATCAAATTTTATTTGATAAAAATAGCGCCGAAATAAAACCCGCCGGCAAACAATTTCTCCAAGCATTTATTCCCCTTTACAGTCAAATTGTCTTCTCAAACGAAAAATTTGAAAAACAAATTACCCGCATCGTCATCGAAGGGCACACCAGTTCCACCGGCACCGAACAAAACAACCTCAACCTCAGCCTCCGCCGCGCCTTAGCAGTCTCAAATTATATCGACTCCAAAGACATCAACTTCCCCACAAAAAACCGCCTCAAACAAAAAATCCTCGTCTCAGGAAGAGGCGAAATAGACGCCAACCAAACCACCGACGACCCCAAAGATCGAAAAGTCGTTTTCCGCTTCCAATTTCGTCAACAATTCTTAACAACTACTTCCCCACCTCAGCCTCCAGTTCCCCTCACCTCCAACCCAAAACCATGA
- a CDS encoding bifunctional 2-polyprenyl-6-hydroxyphenol methylase/3-demethylubiquinol 3-O-methyltransferase UbiG, which translates to MSQVTRYQNAALNYYMRLTNSPYLHYGYWNPLPSEPQDLTVPQFRKAQQAYADKLFSFIPPQIKTVLDVGCGIGGNAAYLLAQGFKVEGLAPDSFQEEKFLENTNHQAKFYLTKFEDFQTNHTYDLILLSESSQYMAADDIARCAANLLDSGGYLLLADMMRSNPEYKEGIFSNCHVVAELHKALMQAGFTLVKAEDISTEIAPSLDLYIESFQTWGLSTIKYIADLVSIAVPPIYLLFRWIYKRWIKKLIVEGLEAKNIFEKHLCYQIQLWQLVEKK; encoded by the coding sequence ATGTCTCAAGTAACCCGCTATCAAAATGCGGCCCTTAATTATTACATGAGGCTCACCAATTCTCCCTACCTTCATTATGGCTATTGGAACCCCTTACCTAGTGAGCCTCAAGACTTAACTGTACCCCAGTTTAGAAAGGCTCAACAAGCCTATGCAGACAAACTTTTTAGTTTCATTCCCCCCCAAATAAAGACAGTGCTTGATGTTGGATGTGGCATCGGAGGAAATGCCGCTTACCTGTTAGCGCAGGGTTTTAAAGTTGAAGGACTTGCCCCCGATTCTTTTCAGGAGGAAAAATTTTTAGAAAACACCAATCACCAAGCTAAATTTTACCTGACAAAATTTGAAGATTTCCAGACAAATCATACTTACGACTTGATTCTTTTGAGTGAAAGTAGCCAATATATGGCAGCCGATGATATTGCCCGATGTGCCGCTAATTTGCTCGATAGCGGCGGCTATTTATTGCTTGCCGATATGATGCGTTCTAATCCCGAATACAAAGAAGGAATTTTTTCTAATTGTCATGTCGTTGCCGAGCTTCATAAAGCCTTGATGCAGGCCGGTTTCACCTTAGTAAAAGCCGAAGATATTTCCACAGAAATTGCCCCCTCACTTGACTTATATATTGAGAGCTTTCAGACTTGGGGATTAAGCACAATTAAATATATTGCCGATCTGGTATCCATTGCAGTTCCACCGATTTATCTGCTTTTTCGCTGGATATATAAGCGTTGGATTAAAAAACTCATTGTCGAAGGATTAGAAGCAAAAAATATTTTTGAAAAACATCTTTGCTATCAAATTCAGCTTTGGCAATTGGTAGAAAAGAAATGA
- a CDS encoding lipid-A-disaccharide synthase, translating into MQPIDILILSNGPGEITTWVRPVVKQLRQKLGQNSSEIRISVVLSPCPHATGKEAEIARSYPEINRVQEPQYFTQFLLWGKTAENWDWRQKGVVIFLGGDQIFPVIIGKRLNYRTVVYAEWDARWYSQINYFAAMQPQIIEKAPKQYASKFTVVGDLMAESSNFSLRETDKSAIELIGLLPGSKPAKLAQGVPLSLSIAEEIYQAKPKTKFVIPVAPTLELNTLAKFADPNQNPLINKLKWGSAKLIKEPTPKLITSSGLEIELYTKSPAYDLLAKCSLCLTTVGANTAELGSLGVPMIVLLPTQQLDAMRAWDGLPGILANLPGIGAGFAKLINAIVLREKRLFAWPNIWAKQEIIPELVGNLEPATVAQIALDYLNHPEKLTTMRERLRQVRGKPGAAEKLAEIVYQEIQNG; encoded by the coding sequence GTGCAGCCCATTGATATTTTAATACTTTCTAACGGCCCTGGAGAAATTACAACTTGGGTGAGGCCGGTGGTAAAACAACTTCGCCAAAAATTAGGGCAAAATAGCTCAGAAATTCGCATTTCTGTAGTCTTATCTCCGTGTCCCCACGCGACAGGCAAAGAAGCAGAAATTGCCCGCTCCTATCCAGAAATAAATCGCGTCCAAGAACCGCAATATTTCACGCAATTTTTACTCTGGGGAAAAACGGCAGAAAATTGGGATTGGCGGCAAAAAGGCGTGGTAATTTTCCTCGGAGGCGATCAAATTTTCCCTGTAATTATTGGCAAAAGATTAAATTATCGCACCGTTGTTTATGCAGAATGGGATGCAAGATGGTATAGCCAAATAAACTACTTTGCAGCTATGCAGCCCCAAATTATTGAAAAAGCCCCCAAACAATACGCCTCTAAATTTACAGTTGTCGGCGATTTAATGGCAGAATCTAGTAACTTTAGTCTTCGAGAAACCGATAAATCAGCTATTGAACTGATCGGACTCTTGCCCGGCTCAAAACCTGCTAAATTAGCACAAGGTGTGCCGCTAAGTTTATCGATAGCTGAAGAAATTTATCAAGCCAAACCTAAGACAAAATTTGTGATTCCTGTTGCGCCAACCTTGGAATTAAACACCCTGGCAAAATTTGCTGATCCTAACCAAAATCCTCTCATCAATAAATTAAAATGGGGTTCAGCAAAATTAATCAAAGAACCAACTCCTAAATTAATAACATCCAGCGGCCTAGAAATTGAACTTTACACCAAATCACCCGCCTACGATTTGCTGGCAAAATGCAGCCTTTGCCTCACCACAGTAGGTGCAAACACGGCAGAATTAGGCTCCCTTGGCGTCCCCATGATTGTATTATTACCAACCCAACAATTAGACGCCATGCGAGCTTGGGATGGGTTACCAGGAATCTTAGCAAATTTACCCGGAATTGGGGCCGGTTTTGCAAAACTTATAAACGCCATTGTATTGCGGGAAAAACGCTTATTTGCCTGGCCGAATATTTGGGCAAAACAAGAAATTATCCCCGAATTAGTCGGCAACTTAGAACCGGCAACCGTCGCGCAAATTGCCCTTGATTATCTCAACCATCCAGAAAAACTAACAACCATGCGTGAACGCCTGCGTCAAGTGCGCGGCAAACCAGGCGCAGCAGAAAAATTAGCAGAAATAGTTTACCAAGAAATTCAAAATGGTTAG
- a CDS encoding RuBisCO accumulation factor 1, producing the protein MTDTPENTPLPETSSQELLFALRRKQGNWVEWGQACQTLQKAGYKPQEIFEETGFEPVHQNQVIVGAQVYNSMLAAGISEPVQSHFQQKGSDILYELRILTQTERATAAAFIVEKQLDVDAAKEIAKAMKDFSRMRELPQGFSNNPGDALAYQCWKFARQKSDFQERSRLIAEGLKFANSESARKQIEKLLTDFTVVAQQPIPVMPVYRFESSEELPRVLPVCGSLPLAAEALQAVPRVQETGPFQMINSTGNQNWVAIPGWQVICNAKDPVVVVGNSKELPMPLSGKTEDVLIVVDRHQKEWDELSYFVFEVGGNLQLQWFPEMPEVNILGKVVLIMRPKNIFDETYSNEPWQIDE; encoded by the coding sequence ATGACGGATACACCAGAAAATACACCCTTACCAGAAACTTCATCTCAAGAGTTACTGTTTGCTTTGCGGCGGAAACAAGGCAATTGGGTGGAATGGGGACAAGCTTGCCAAACTTTGCAAAAAGCGGGGTATAAACCGCAAGAAATTTTTGAAGAAACTGGTTTTGAGCCGGTACACCAAAATCAGGTGATTGTGGGAGCACAAGTTTATAATTCTATGCTGGCGGCGGGAATTTCTGAACCTGTGCAATCTCATTTTCAGCAAAAAGGCAGTGATATTTTATATGAGTTGCGAATTTTGACGCAAACAGAACGAGCAACGGCGGCTGCATTTATTGTAGAAAAACAACTCGATGTTGATGCTGCAAAAGAAATTGCCAAGGCAATGAAAGACTTTTCTCGAATGCGTGAATTGCCTCAAGGTTTTAGCAATAATCCAGGGGATGCACTGGCTTATCAATGCTGGAAATTTGCGCGACAAAAATCAGATTTTCAAGAAAGATCGCGGTTGATTGCTGAAGGTTTAAAATTTGCCAATTCTGAGTCGGCTAGAAAGCAAATTGAAAAGTTATTAACAGACTTTACAGTGGTAGCGCAGCAACCTATTCCTGTGATGCCGGTTTATCGTTTTGAGTCTTCCGAAGAATTACCTCGCGTTTTGCCGGTTTGTGGCAGTTTACCCCTCGCTGCTGAGGCTTTGCAAGCTGTGCCGCGAGTCCAAGAAACCGGCCCATTTCAAATGATTAATTCCACCGGCAATCAAAATTGGGTGGCGATACCAGGCTGGCAAGTTATTTGCAATGCCAAAGATCCGGTGGTGGTTGTTGGTAATAGCAAAGAGTTGCCTATGCCGCTTTCTGGAAAAACAGAAGATGTTTTAATTGTTGTTGATCGCCATCAAAAAGAATGGGATGAGTTGAGTTATTTTGTCTTTGAAGTTGGGGGTAATTTGCAGTTGCAATGGTTCCCCGAAATGCCGGAAGTTAATATTCTTGGAAAAGTAGTTTTGATCATGCGTCCCAAAAATATTTTCGATGAAACTTATAGCAATGAACCCTGGCAAATTGATGAGTAA